The genomic interval ggctgggcagaggggctgTGCTATCCTACCTTCTAGATTTTCACACGTTGTATTCTTAACCTTTCCATATTCTAGAGATAATCTAGAGATAACTCTAGAGATAATCTGTTAGGAGCTAAAGTGCTCTGGGATTACACCTCTTCTTGTTTTCTTGGTTAGTTTTGTCACTCTGGTTCCATGAATTTAGAGGGTGAAGTGAATTTGAATGGGAAAGATAAAGGCTATAaggatgttttcctttttaacctctgaagtcagattttttttggTGACAACACTCACTAGTCTTGTGACTTGGGATAATTTAACCTCTATGGACTTTGGTTTCTTCATACGTACAAGGGAATTATAGTAGGCTCTGATGATTCATaaggttataaaaattaaatgagaaattattatGCACTTTAAAAGCAATCCAGCACAGTACACGTAGAAGTTGATTGTTTTGGAGTCCAACGTTTTGTTTGGTAGAAATTGAACAATGGGCTGAAAGAGGAGCCCCAGTGATCGAGCTGTTTCTCTTCTTATTACAGCTATCTCTGAAGGGCACAAATCAGAAAGCACCATGCCTCCTAATAAAGAGGCCAGCGGTCTTAATAGCTCCCCTGCGGGGCTCATCTGTCTCCCTCCAATCTCTGAGGAGCTACAACTTGTGTGGACCCAGGCAGCCCAGACCAGTGAGCTGGATGGCAATGAACACTTGCTACAAACCTTCAGCTACTTTCCCTATCCCAGTTTAGCAGACATTGCCCTTCTCTGCCTACGCTATGGGCTGCAGATGGAGAAAGTCAAGACTTGGTTCATGGCCCAGCGCCTCCGCTGTGGCATTAGCTGGTCATCCGAAGAAATTGAAGAGACTCGAGCCCGAGTAGTCTACCATCGGGACCAACTCCATTTCAAATCCCTTCTCTCTTTTACTCATCATGCAGGGCGGCCCCCAGAGGAGGTGCCTCCTTCTCCAATGCCACCTCCAGAACAAGTTGGTCTTGGAATAGTTCCCCTGACTCTTAGTGAGCCCACCCAGATGAAAGGATTGAAGGTAGAGCCCTCAGAGCCCTCAGAGCCACTGAGTCACCAGAAAGGAAAGGAGCCCCTGATGGCACCTGGCAGTGGGGCATTCCCCCGCCAATCACAATTTTGGCAGGATCTTCAAAGCAGTGGCCTCTCTAAGGAGCAGGCAGGCAAGGGTCCCGACCAGTCACACGGCCTAGGTACTGCTTCCTGGAACCACTCCACAGCTGTCCACCAGCCCCGTGCTCGGGATAAGCCCCCACCCGTCTCATTACTTGCCAGTAGTTGTAAGAAGGAGTCAGCATCTAATGTGACTCCTCCTTCCTctacctcttcttcctctttccaggTACTGGCTAATGGAGCTACTGCCACCTCTAAACCCCTCCAGCCACTGGGCTGTATCCCACAGCCACTGTCACCCAATGAACAGGCACTACGCCCACAGCTGGAGCCAGCCTGGCCCCAGGGGCTAAGGCATAACTCAGCACCCGGTAGGGTTGGCCCTGCAGAGTACCTTTCCCCAGATATGCAACGCCAGCGAAAGACCAAGCGCAAAACCAAAGAGCAGCTGGCTAtcctcaaatcattttttttacagTGCCAGTGGGCACGGCGTGAGGATTACCATAAATTAGAGCAGATCACTGGTTTACCTCGGCCTGAGATTATTCAGTGGTTTGGTGACACACGCTATGCCTTGAAGCATGGGCAACTAAAATGGTTTCGGGACAACGCAGTACCTGGTGCCCCTAGTTTccaggatccagcaattcccacACCACCACCTTCAACCCGCTCCTTGAATGAATGGGCTGAGACACCACCTCTGccgatccccccacccccaccagataTACGACCCTTGGAGAGGTACTGGGCAACCCACCAACAGCTACGGGAAAGTGATATCCCTCAACTGAGTCAGGCATCAAGGCTTAGCACCCAGCAGGTACTGGATTGGTTTGACTCTCGATTACCTGAGCCAGCGGAAGTGGTGGTTTGTCtagatgaagaggaggaagaggaggaggaagaactgCCAGAAGATGAtgaggatgaagaggaggaggaggaagacgatgacgatgatgatgatgatgtgatcATCCAGGACTGAGGGGGCACTGGGTGAGGGGAGGTCTGTTACTAAAAGACGAACCAACTTAGTAACTGTTTAAACAAAGAAACCACATTTTTTTACTTACCTTGTGGCAAAGAACTGAAAAGCTTTGTGTTTTTGAGGGTGGGGGACAGCGGGATATAGTAAGGGTGGACCAGGGAGGATGATCATGGAGGACAAAGCGAGGTGGGGATTGGATGGGCAGAAATCCAGGCCTCCAGCCTCAATGAGAAGAGTGCTATGCGTCTGGTCCAAACTATGGGGCCGGGAAAAGGCTCTTGCTCTCCTCGTATCGGCTGTTCTTTCCCCTTAGTGTACTACAGAGAGGCCAGGCTTTGGCCTACATCTATGGAGGACTAGAAAGGAGGAGCAAAGATTCCAGTACATCCCCCAGTCCCACTCCACCATTTTCCTTGGAATATAAGGCTGCCTTGCAcccccttcttttctctctgagcaCAAGTCCACACATAATGCAGCCAAGAATCTCAGTATGTCCCAGTCAATGAcaaatatttcctcttccttATACCAGCTTGACTTTATATGTTTTCCTGCTGCTTTATTGAGTCACACAGGGAgcagaatgttttcatttctaatactggACCACTATGCCTTGTACCTTATTATCTTTCTAAAACCCCCATTCTGTTCACTATTTGTCTCAGGGTAAATCTTCCCCCCGGAGCTTGTGAAAAAGTTTAATAATTGGGTGAAGAATAATTTAGACTGGATATTTATTGGAGGTGGGAATTAGGGGagatgtcctttaaaaaaagtagaattaGAATTACAGAAGGGTAGAGAGGAGAGGGAATGGTTTCTACTGTTCGGAAGGACAGTGCAGGTAGGTTCCAGGTTTGGTTTTACAAACCTGACAGTCCCTCCTGCCTAGCTTGAcagagactgatttttttttttttttcagagactgatttttttaatctttttggtgTTGGTTTAATGTGTCCAGAAAAGAGACTTTTCCCTCACTTTATACGATCTGTCTTGGAGACAGAGGGACCATGGTCCTTAACTGAATTAATTGATGTTTTAGAATGGTTTTCATCAGTTGGGGTCAGATATAAAGGTATCAGTGGGTTAACCATCTAGAAATAAAAGAGTGGAAGCCCCAAATTgctagaataataataaaaaggccaaaaataaaattgtttctctCACCTCCACTTTGCTACTTCTATGGTTTAGAGATTAATGGAGCCAAATCCATTAACTTTCTGatttagtatactttttttttttttttgtgatacgcgggcctctcactgctgtggcctctcccgctgcggagcacaggctccggacgcgcaggctcagcggccatggctcacggacccagccgctccgcggcacgtgggatcctcccggaccggggcacgaacccgcgtcccctgcatcggcaggtggactctcaaccactgcgccaccagggaagcccactttttatttatttttgaagcgGCAGGATATACTGAGGtaaagtaaaagaacaaaaacttgAAAAGTTAGTAGATCAGTATCTATCACT from Physeter macrocephalus isolate SW-GA chromosome 11, ASM283717v5, whole genome shotgun sequence carries:
- the HOMEZ gene encoding homeobox and leucine zipper protein Homez isoform X1; its protein translation is MLKGRVSVRSRSPRRAISEGHKSESTMPPNKEASGLNSSPAGLICLPPISEELQLVWTQAAQTSELDGNEHLLQTFSYFPYPSLADIALLCLRYGLQMEKVKTWFMAQRLRCGISWSSEEIEETRARVVYHRDQLHFKSLLSFTHHAGRPPEEVPPSPMPPPEQVGLGIVPLTLSEPTQMKGLKVEPSEPSEPLSHQKGKEPLMAPGSGAFPRQSQFWQDLQSSGLSKEQAGKGPDQSHGLGTASWNHSTAVHQPRARDKPPPVSLLASSCKKESASNVTPPSSTSSSSFQVLANGATATSKPLQPLGCIPQPLSPNEQALRPQLEPAWPQGLRHNSAPGRVGPAEYLSPDMQRQRKTKRKTKEQLAILKSFFLQCQWARREDYHKLEQITGLPRPEIIQWFGDTRYALKHGQLKWFRDNAVPGAPSFQDPAIPTPPPSTRSLNEWAETPPLPIPPPPPDIRPLERYWATHQQLRESDIPQLSQASRLSTQQVLDWFDSRLPEPAEVVVCLDEEEEEEEEELPEDDEDEEEEEEDDDDDDDDVIIQD
- the HOMEZ gene encoding homeobox and leucine zipper protein Homez isoform X2, producing MVRGWEPPPGPDCAISEGHKSESTMPPNKEASGLNSSPAGLICLPPISEELQLVWTQAAQTSELDGNEHLLQTFSYFPYPSLADIALLCLRYGLQMEKVKTWFMAQRLRCGISWSSEEIEETRARVVYHRDQLHFKSLLSFTHHAGRPPEEVPPSPMPPPEQVGLGIVPLTLSEPTQMKGLKVEPSEPSEPLSHQKGKEPLMAPGSGAFPRQSQFWQDLQSSGLSKEQAGKGPDQSHGLGTASWNHSTAVHQPRARDKPPPVSLLASSCKKESASNVTPPSSTSSSSFQVLANGATATSKPLQPLGCIPQPLSPNEQALRPQLEPAWPQGLRHNSAPGRVGPAEYLSPDMQRQRKTKRKTKEQLAILKSFFLQCQWARREDYHKLEQITGLPRPEIIQWFGDTRYALKHGQLKWFRDNAVPGAPSFQDPAIPTPPPSTRSLNEWAETPPLPIPPPPPDIRPLERYWATHQQLRESDIPQLSQASRLSTQQVLDWFDSRLPEPAEVVVCLDEEEEEEEEELPEDDEDEEEEEEDDDDDDDDVIIQD
- the HOMEZ gene encoding homeobox and leucine zipper protein Homez isoform X3, giving the protein MPPNKEASGLNSSPAGLICLPPISEELQLVWTQAAQTSELDGNEHLLQTFSYFPYPSLADIALLCLRYGLQMEKVKTWFMAQRLRCGISWSSEEIEETRARVVYHRDQLHFKSLLSFTHHAGRPPEEVPPSPMPPPEQVGLGIVPLTLSEPTQMKGLKVEPSEPSEPLSHQKGKEPLMAPGSGAFPRQSQFWQDLQSSGLSKEQAGKGPDQSHGLGTASWNHSTAVHQPRARDKPPPVSLLASSCKKESASNVTPPSSTSSSSFQVLANGATATSKPLQPLGCIPQPLSPNEQALRPQLEPAWPQGLRHNSAPGRVGPAEYLSPDMQRQRKTKRKTKEQLAILKSFFLQCQWARREDYHKLEQITGLPRPEIIQWFGDTRYALKHGQLKWFRDNAVPGAPSFQDPAIPTPPPSTRSLNEWAETPPLPIPPPPPDIRPLERYWATHQQLRESDIPQLSQASRLSTQQVLDWFDSRLPEPAEVVVCLDEEEEEEEEELPEDDEDEEEEEEDDDDDDDDVIIQD